The Stigmatella ashevillena genomic sequence CGTGGCCAGGGCACGAGGGGGTTGCGCGGACGTTCGCCGAGAGGGATCGAGCGACAGCCTCGCCCACGCCCAGTGCCCTGGACGCACCCGGGCCATCCACTCCCACCCGCCCGGCTCCAGCCGGAGCATGGGTTGCTCCAGCGCCTCTCCAAATTCGCCGTGCACGTAGCCATACCGCGCGAGCAGCGGCGGCGAGCCCACGTGCCGAGAGACGCCGTGCTTGCGCACCAACCAGCGCCCTCCACCACTGGCATCCACCACGAACCGGCTGTTCAACGGCCCCATCGACGTCTCCAGGCCCACCACCCGTCCGTGCGCGACGAGCGGCCGGAGGGCCCGGCAGGGTTGCCACACCTCCGCGCCCAGTGAACGCGCGCGCCGCAACAGCAGTTCATCGAACGTGGCACGCCACGCCTGGAAGCCGCGCCAGGGACCGTTTCCATCCGATCCGTATGGGGTGAATACCCGCCCCTCGGGAGCGTGCGTCCAGACGCCCTCGTGACGGAGGAAGCCCGCGCCCCATACCGCGCCGGCCACACCCAACCGCTCCAGCAGGGGCTCCACCCCCGGGTGAAGGGTCTCGCCCGGAAGTGCCCTCGGGAAGCGGGCCGCCTCCACGATCAGGACTTTCAGCCCCGCCTCCGCACACCCGATGCCCGCCGCGCATCCGGCCGGCCCTGCGCCCACAATCACCACGTCCCAGGGAGCGTGCGCCCTGGCAACCTCCCCGGACACTCAGACGACTCCGGGCGGGCGCGCCACGCGCGTGAAGGGCCCGTCGTCCTCCTGGACGCGGACCGCCGTCTGGGAGACGTGGCACGTCCAGCGCTTCAGGACCTCCACCCGGCGGCGTGACGTTCCGGCCAGGGCTTCCTCCTGCCCCGCCGTGTCCACGAAGACAAAGTAGTAGCCCCCGCCACTCAACGCCGTGTCACGGAAGGGTCTCGAGCCCCAGTCCACCACCGGCTCCAACGTCACCACGACGAGCGTGCTGTTGGGCACCGTGTCCCCCGCGGGAGGCAGCACCCGCAGGAGGCAGAAGCGCAGCGCTTCCATTCGCGCGATGAGCTCCTGACTCGTCACCTGCGCGAGCGGACCCAGCCGAAGCCGTCCCGCGAGGGCCTGGGACACGTAGTCGGCGCGGAACCGGTTGGCGAAGTTCATGAACCGCCGGTTTCCCTCTTGGACGAGGAAGGGGCCGTGCTCGCCATCCCACCCCGGGGCGGAGACCACCTCGCCCGCCTTCACCCGGGGGTGCTCCGGGTGGTAGCCCAGCTCCGCATCGAGCAACGGCTGGCCCATGGGCGCCTCGTTGAACGTCCGCGAGGCATCCGGGGCCACGGCCGGCCAGAAGGAATTGAGCGCCGCGCACAGCTTGGCGTCCTCGGGGAAGGGACTGCCCAGCCCGAAGGACGCCGTGAAGCTGCCCACGTCGTCGTTGCCGAGCGCCACGTCCCAGCCCGGGGCGAAGACGCCCGAGGCTCCGTCCGGCAACCAGGTGACGCTCACCGGAGGCCTCTCGTCCGCCTGTGCGCTGCCCACCGCCCCCGCGCCCACCACGGCCGTCATGCCCTTGTCACTCCGGACAAACGCCTTCACGTCCGGCTGACCTGGGCGCGGCAAGTCTGGGTTGACGCTGTCCCGTCCCTGGCTCAGGGGCTTGGGCCCTCCCTGGCGGAAGTGCCCGTCCGGGAGTGTCTCCACCCAGGCGGCGATGTCCGCCTGATCCGCCAGAGGGAAGAAGTCGGGGGCCGTCACCAGCGAGTACGCCGGACGCGGCGTCCCCAGGGCGCGGCTCAACCCACTCACCCGCACGGACACGCATCCGTCACACGTGTCATCCGTGAAGTGGGCGGCCTCGTAGCCCCCCCGGTCCACCAGCGCCAGGAAGTCCGCCTCCGCCAGGAAGCGGCCATTCGCGAGCGGCCCGTTCACGTCCTCCACCACGAAGGTGCTCCCAGGCCCTCGCGTCACCCGGTGGCGGATGTTGACGTATTCCGGCGCCCGCCGGCCCTGAGGGCCTCCCGCGATGGTGTCGAACGTCGTCCAGAAGCGCGTCTCGCGCGAGCCGGTGCCGAACGAGAGCCGCTGCTTGCGCGGCACGGCGAAGCGCACCAGTTCCTCGCGGCCCGCCACCGTCTGCGTCACCGTGCGCACCAGCGTCGGGTGATGCAGCGGCACGAGCAGCACGCTGGCACCCACCCGCTGCCGGCCCACCAGCGCATCCGTTCCTCCGGACTCTCGCACGAAGGGCGCACGGTTCAGGTCGAACCCCGGCAGCGCGGGGATGCGCCCGTGGGTGTGCACGCGGCGCAGCTTCTCGTTGCGGTGGTACTCGTCGAAGTCCAACCCGGCCTCGGTGAGCGTCTCACCCACGAGGCACTCGTCTCCCGCGAAGAGCTTGTGCACGGGGAAGAGGAAGGTGCGCTGGGTGTCTCCCTGCTGCGGTGCGAGCACGGCCCGCCGGGTGCCCGGCCGGGAAGAGACGCAGAGGAAGGCCGCGTAGCGGGCGGGCAGCACGGCGAGCCCGTTGCCCCCGTCCTCCGGCTCCACCCAGAAGCTCCGCCGCGCGGCATCGTAGCGGGGAGGGCGGGTTCCCACCCGGGCCACGCCCGTGCGCGAGAAGGCCATGTCCGCGTGCAGGCCATGCGGGCTGCGCTCGCCGGACCGGTACTGGTAGGCGAACACGGCGAGAACGGCTCCGGGAAAGTCCGCCAGACGCTTCTTCGCCACGCTGTAGAGGTAGTTCTCGACGGTGTCGAGCTCCTCGATCGTGGGGTACGCCTCCGGCGTAGGGGCAGGCGCGTTGTCGGGGGTGGGGTGGACGTAGGGGCTGGCCAGGGCGTGGTACAGCAGGCTCTTGCCAGGGGCCGAGGGTTGGATGCCCGCAGCGGACGTGAAGGCGAAGTCCTCGAACCCCGCCAGCGCGGCCCCCGCGGGTCGGCGCACCGGCCTGGCCAGTTGCGTGGCCAGCGCCGCGGCCGAGGCGGCCGTGAGCTCCAACCCGAAGGGCCTCAGCCGCTCCGCCCAGCCATGGCTGGCCAGGCGGTCACACAGCGTCTTGACGCGATCGATCAACGCCATGTCCCAGGCTCCTCACGGCCCGGCGGCAACCGGCTGCGCGTCACCGACCGAAGCCTCTTCTGGCAGCAGGTTGTTCGGATCGTTGATGGGTGCCAGGTCCCCCGCGAAGGTGAGCAGATCCGCCATGGTGAAGTCGCCGGGCCGGGCCGAGGGCAGGGTGGGCATCCACTGGGGATTGCTGGCGAGGAACGAGCTCGCATCCTGCTCGAGCAGACCCACGAAGACCTCGGACAGAATGCGGCTGCCCACGGGACCGAGCCGCTTGCTGCCCCCTCGCTGCTCGGCCTCCTTGAGGATGTAGTACCAGAGGGGGGTCTCCACATGCAGGTTGTGCTTCGCGGCGACTTCGCCATCGGGCCCCTGGGCGATCTCCTTGGGCTTGAGGGGCTCGATGCGCATGCGCCGGGCCACGTTCTGCCCCGAGGGCAGGCCCAGGCTGCGCCCACGCTTGAGGTTGGCGACGGGCAGGTTGATGCCAGGCCTGACGCCGTGGTTGGGGATGTTCGCGAGCGTGGGCACGAGGAACGGATCCAACCTGCGGCTGAGACCGGGCCCACTCCCGTTGCCCTGGGAGAGCTGGAAGAAGCGCCGGAAGTCGATGATCCAGTCGCTGGGAATGGGCACGCTGGTGCCCGAGCGCCCGGAGAAGCGGAACAGCAGATCGAGCGACGCCGGCACCACCTTGCGCGGGGTGTTCCGGAAGGTGAAGACATCGTTGTAGTCGTAGGCCTCGCGCACCATGCTGTGACCCAGGCGGTATGCGGCGGCGGAGAACTCCACCGGGATGAACGCATCCGTGAGCGGGAGGTAGACCGAGCGTCCCTTGGTCCGCACGCCTTCAAGCACGTCCTTGTCGGTCACCCGCCGCAGGAAGTCGTTCAGGACGATCCATTGGTAATGCCAGATGACAAGCTTGCGGGCCTGCTCGAACACGGTGGCCTGGGTGGCTGACGGCGGAGGGACGACGGTGCCGGCCCTCAGCCCCTCGACCACCTTGTTGTGGAAGCGCATGAGGGCCAGGTGCACCTGCGCGACGATGAGGTTCTCGTCGTTGCGCGGGTCTCCGATGATGGCCAGGCCCTGCTCGCCCCGCGGGAGATCGAACGGGAGAGAGGTCTTGACCTTCGGGTCCCCTGCTGGCGTGGCCGAGTTGGTGTGCCCGATGACGAAGAGCGCGTCATCGGGAGGGAGCCGGTAGAGGTAGGGTTGGTCGTCCGGGCCCCGGCCATAGACGCAGTCCAGGTCCAGCGCGGGCGTGCGGAAATTGTGGAGCGCCAGCGGGTCCACCAGCACCTCTTGAATGGGCGTGGTGTCGAAGGTGATGTCGTGGTCGATGAACTGCCCCAGGTACGTGAAGCCTGCGGGAATGTTCTCGTTGTCTCCCCGGGGGTCCCCGGGAGCGCTGTCGCGCATCGCGGCCCCCAGTTCCTCCAGCGCCGCAATGGGCGGCAGGAGCGGCTGAAGCGACGGGAAGAGCCTCCCAAACTTGCCCGATGGGACGTACTGCCCCAGGGGCGTTCCCTCACCATTGCGTGGCAGAAAGCCATGAATCGCTGGCATCGTCTTTCCCTCCTCGGAACCCTGCGACCCAGACAGAGGAAAGAGGACGCGTTTGTGACGGCCGATGAGGTTTTTCAGGTGGCTTGCCGCCTGCCTGCTTGGAGGGCAGAACACTCGCCGGACCCCGCCTCCAAGAACACATCCAGAGGGCGATGAGGGCGGCTGTAGCGGTACGCAACTCCAGCGCACCTGGCTCTGCTGGCCCTCGCCCCGCACAATTTCCCGGGGGACTCACGGTGGGCACAGACGTCGTAGACTGCTTGTTCGAAGTGGCCGCGCCCATCCTCGTGGGCATCGGCCTTCAGGACGTCACCGAGGGCTTCGTCGTTGCGCTGGCCCTCGCGGACGTCCGCTACAAGCGTTGGCAGCCGGTACTGGGGCTGCTCTACATCGGCCTCGTCGAGGGCGTCGCAGCGCTATCCCCCCGCCAAGAGATCGCCCACGAGGCACCGGGCGAACCAATGGTAGGCTTCGTACCGAGGGTGTTGCTTGATGTGAAGCTGGGCTGAAACCCGCTCAACGGCGCGACTCGCGGGCCTCAACAGCTTTCACCCAGTCGGGCTTCACGGGCGTGGGTTTGTAGTCCTTGTCCAATCGGATCTCCTTGCCCAACTCGATGGTCCAGCACTCCAAGTCGTGCAGCCACAATTCGTGCAGATGTGCCTGAGCACGTGCGGGCTCCATGAAGACGTACGCTACACGCTGCACGGTCTTGTCCTGGCCTAGGAGTTGGAACTGCCGCGCCGCGCACGCATCCAGCATCTCCCCGGGGGCCACGTCCCGCCCGTGCACAACGATGCGCAGGGACTTCTCCTTCGAGTCGTAGACGCCCTGGAGGTCCTGCTGCGGAGTGTAGTTCCTGGGAAGGTAGCCACCGGTGCGGGTGATGCCCATCCGCTCGTGCCCTGGCTTCGCCTGCGCTAGTGCCGTGGCGGAATCCGCCGCCAGGTCGTGGAACTGCACCAGAGTGGTGTCGTCCGCGCCCTTCAGCACGCGCCAGGGGCCGTGCTCTAGCCAGCGGCGCGAGACGAGGGCGTCATGCCCCGTACCTTTGAAGGCGCAGGCCCAGCCATGCGAGTAGTGTTGATAGCCAAAGCCCGGCGCCTCGTAGGCATCCAGCCCCTTCTCCCAACTAGGATGGGCGGTGTCGAACGAGGCCACGGTAAAAGGCAGTGGTACCAACAGAGACAGCACGGCCTGGGGCTGCCAGTCGCCCGTGCTCCCCGTCTTGACGATGATGCGAGCGGTGTGGATGAGGAAGGGCTCGCCGACATCCTTCCACTTCGCCTGCGTCATCTCCGTGCAGCAGGCGGCCTTGTCGAGCCAGTTATCGCCCGCAGGCTGGTCCTCGAACTCCACCGAGAACTCGGGGGGCGGTGTCTTCGGCACCCACCGTCCCGGCAACGCCCTCACCAGCGACGGAAGGTCCGTCCCCGCCAAACCCACTCGCAACCTCATCACCATGGCAGCTCCCTCACGCTGGGTTCGTGTCTACTCCCTAGTCCGCCTTTCCCGCCAGAAAGTTCTCCAACCGTACTGGGTCAGCGAGCAGGTCTCGGTTCTCGGGAGTGATGAGCTTGCTCACGCCCTTCTCGTTGAAGATCTCGAACTGGAGCGGAAGCCTATTTTCGGGGTTCAACATGTCGTGCATCCATTTGGCGTTGGCCTTGACGCCCTTCGGGGCCAGCATGACCTCGGTGACGCTGTTGATAGGCTTCTCCCCGACGCTGAACTTGCTCTTCGCCAGGACAACGAGATCTTGGATCTGCGTCTTCTCGCGCAGCCCGAGCGGAGTGGTGACGTTCTTCAGCTCGCGGATGACTTTGCCGTCGAGCACGTCAAGGACACGGCCACTCTCCAGAGAAATGCCCGCTTCCTTCGCGGCGGCCTGGGTGATGGAGACGTGCGTCCGGAACCCGCCGTTGTCGAACGTCTTCACGTACCAGCGCTCGCCGAGCGAGCCCTTGTCGGACGCGCCGAGTCCTTCGCTGAGGCGCAGCATCTCCGTGTGGCTGGCGGCATTGAGCGCCTGCTGGCGGTCCTTCGTCTTCGCGAACACCTCCTGGAAGGCGCTCATCGTCTCCAGCCGCTTGGGATCGGTGGCTCGGTCCAGCAGCGCCTGAGCGTACTTCTCCTTCAGCTCGTGCCGGACAGTGCTGAAGTTGAGCCCGCCCGGGTCGGCGCGAAGCTGCTGCACGAGGGTATCCCTGTTGGCCAGGCCCTCGCGCTCCATCGTCGCGATCCACTTGCCGAAGTCGCTGTCGGGCTTGTCGGCTCCTAGCTGCCGGAAGGCCTCGGTGGGCGTGGTGCCCGCAGCGAATTTCGGCTCGATGCGCACGCCATCGTCCCGGACGAATTCGCGCGTCTCTGGGTCGAATAGCAGCTTGTCCTTCTCTAGGTCGCCGTGCCGCACCACCTCGAACTTGTCGTTCTTGAGCCGGTAGAAGTACCCGTCCGGCGGGGGAGGCATCCCCGCCGCCTTCGCCGCCGCGTCGCTCTTGCTGACGTCCTGCGCCGCCACGAAGCCACGCGGAGGTGCCAGCGAGTCCACCTGCGCTGAGTGCGCGTCGAGTTGCTTGCGCAAATCTCCTATCTCGCGCTGGATGGACTCAAGATCCACTGGAGACAGATTCGCCTTCTCGCCCAGGCGCTGGACACTGCTGGCGATGTGGGCCTCCTGCGTCTCCAGCGTGTGGATCATCTCCTTGAGCTTCTTCACCTCGAGCTGCGACTCGAAGCCCTGAGTGCCGTAGCCCGGCTTCCCGGTGAGGGCCTGGTTGAGGCGGTCGCGGAGCTTCCGCACCTGCCCTATGGGCCCCTCGTACCCCTGGAGATGCTTGGCCGTGGCCATGTGTGCCTGGACGTCCACGTCCGTCGCATTGGGGCCCTTCTCGATGCGCACGCGTCCGTCCCTGTAGACAGCCTGCGTGGTGCGGCCCTCAAAAGCAGGATTGGCCACCACCGCCACTTCGCGAGGCTTGAGCGCATGGCCCGCGGTCTCCAACCCCGCGCCGGTACCGGCGCCGACCACGGCGCCGATAACGGCATTCGAGGCGCTACTCTGAACGACACGCGACATGCCTTCTGCGAAGCCGTTGTCCCATGTCCCATCCTGCAGTGCCTGGTCCAGCGCCCCCGAGGCGGCGCCGCCGATGCCGCTCTCCCACCCGCTGCGCACCGCCGTACCCCGCAATTGCTGGCCTAGCGTCTGTTTGACGGCCGCCTCTGCGCCTTGTGTGACGGTGGCACCGCCCAGGCCCTTGGGCACAGGAACGACGGCGGTGGCCCCTTCCACCGCGCCCACTGCCATCTGCTGCACGATGCCCTCGCTGCCCAGTGAATCGCCCTTGATTAACATCTGCGTGGCCGTTCGCGTGCCCGCGCCTACCGCCGCGTACCCGGCGATGGCCAGCGGGGTGGCCGCGCCGCCAGAGAGCACCACCGCCGCCGTCGTCCCCACCGCGACCGCCGCCGTGGCCGCCATATCCGCCGCGCTGTCCTTCGATGTCTGTACGTCCTTGATGTCGTTGGTGGCGTAGCCCGTCAGACGGCTGGCCGCCACCCGGTCTCCCTGGGCCAGTTTCTTCTCGGCCGTGCCCAGCATTCGCTCCAGCCGGGCTGAGTCCGACTCGCCCTTGAAGACTGTCTGAACCTTGTTGACGAGACCGAGCCCGGCGCTCTGTTCGAACGTCTGCTGCGCCCGCAGCCTCGCGATCTGCTGCTGCTCCGCGTCCGGCGCCTTCGCATCGATGGCGCCCTGGTCGAACGCCTGCTGGACGATTTCAAAGTGGTCCCGGCCGGAGAGTTCCGAACCCAAATCCGCGCGCAGATCCTTGCCGTACTTCTTTTGATAGGCATCGGAGATGAGGTTGATCTGCGCCTTGGACTTGTTGCCCAGCACCTCGCGCAACGCCCCCGCATCCGTGCCCCATCGGTCCATGGCGCGGTGCAGCCGCTCCGCGTCTGCCTGAGCCTGGGCCTGGGTGTCATTGGGTGCCGCAGGGTGGAGGTAGCGCAGGCCCACCTCGGCATCATTGCCACCGAAGCCGCGCACCACGCTCTCCAGCGATTTGCCCGTCTGCTCCCGGTAGGCGGCCTTGAGGGCCTTCATGTTCTCGGGCTTGGTGTTCTTGAGCACGTCGAGGATGGAGGACTTGTCCGCACCGAACCAGCCCTGCTGCTGGCCGCGGATCTTCGCCGCGTCGGAGGAAGCCGGGTTGCTCTCCAGCAGCCCTCGGGTGCGCGAGAAGTCCTCGGGGGACAGCTTGCTTTTCAGCTCAGCCTGGAGCGCGGTGTCTTTGAGGAGCACTTGCCGTTGCTCGGGCGGCAGCTTGTCCAGGGTATCGAAGACCTTCTGGCTGTCGGCGCCAAAGAAGCCCTGGAGCGCGTCGTGCACCTGGCTGCGCGCGGTGGCGGTCTCGAGCTGCGTCACCTTGCCCGGCGTGGAGGCCTGCGTGGTGGCCAGCAGGTGATGGAGTTGCGAGCGCTGCGCATCATTGAGGTTGGCGGAGAGCGCCTTCTCCATGAACTCCTCGGGCGAGGAGGCCTTCACGTGGCGGAACTCGTTCGCGTACATCTGTTGGAACGAGCGGGCGATGGCTTTGCGCTCGGCAGGTGGGGCATCCTGAAGCGTCCGGATGACCGCGTCTTTGTCGCCGCCGATCCAGCCCTCGGTCTGCTGGCGGATGGCCGCCGCGCCATTGTTACTCGATTTGCCGGCGAGGATGGCGTTGGCGCGCTGCAGGTCCGTACCGCTCAACTCTTCACGAATCGTCGAGTTCAGGTCCAGCCGGTGGTGCTCCTGGAAGGCCTGGCGGATCATCGCGATGTCCGCGGGGCTGCGCTTGTCGAGGATACGGAAGACGGCCTCCTCATCCGTGCCGAGGCCAGTGACGCCGCCCTTCATGGCGCGGTGCAGTTCGTCGGCGTCCTTTCCGGCCTGCGCCTGGGTGTAGCCTGGGGTGACACCCGGAGGACCCGCAGCCGCCTGAGGCCGGGCCGACGCCGCAGTGAAGGTGCTGGCCGAGCCCGTGTTGGTGCTTGCGGTCCGCGCCGCGGTGGCCGCGTTGCGCGCCGACTGCGTGGCCTGCGCCAAGGCCTGCTCGGCGCGAGCCACTTCCGCACGGGGCGCGCCGGGCTGCTTCTTCAATGTGTCGAGTGCGGTCTGTGCCTTCTGTTGGGCCTGTTGAGCCTGCTGGGCCGCGGCCTGGGCACGCTGCCGCGGCCCCTCAGCCTGTCCCAGACTCTGAGCGCGGGCCACTTCGGCCGCAGCCTTCGCGGCCTCGGCCGCGGCCTTCGCCGCAGCTTCCGCCGCGCGCCGGGCTTCCTCCGCAGCCCTGCCCGCATCGCCCGTGCCCGTGGTCTGTGCGCTGCCGCCGCCTGCGTTGACTCTCATGCCCCCCGCCTCTCCGAAAGCCCGCCGCAGCGGAATCTCGTAGGTAAAAGTGCGCTTGCGCCACACTTCCATATGTCTTTTAACAAAATTATCCGCAGTCTATGCCAGCAGTTGCGATGTGAGTCATCAGGAACCCTGCTCCTCGAGCAGGACTTTCAACTCGGTAACAAGCCGCAGCTTCCGGGGCGGGTCTTCCTTCGCGGCAGAGAGGTCCGCCTGCACGCTCGTCTCCAGTCGGCAGCGCGAGGGCCACAGGCGGTCCAGTCGGAAAACCGTCTCGCCCTGAGTCTGGGCACGCACGAGCATGCGTTCACTCGCATCCGGACGTGTCTGGTATTCAACGGGGATAGGCTGATCCCGGGATGTCTGCTGGATGGTACAGTGGGTGGTGGCGCGCTCGCCATCGAGGCTGACCAATTCGAAGACAGCACTGCCGCTCGCT encodes the following:
- a CDS encoding NAD(P)/FAD-dependent oxidoreductase; the encoded protein is MSGEVARAHAPWDVVIVGAGPAGCAAGIGCAEAGLKVLIVEAARFPRALPGETLHPGVEPLLERLGVAGAVWGAGFLRHEGVWTHAPEGRVFTPYGSDGNGPWRGFQAWRATFDELLLRRARSLGAEVWQPCRALRPLVAHGRVVGLETSMGPLNSRFVVDASGGGRWLVRKHGVSRHVGSPPLLARYGYVHGEFGEALEQPMLRLEPGGWEWMARVRPGHWAWARLSLDPSRRTSAQPPRALATGRELGPSRGAEVTWSWVGDCAGEGYFIAGDAAVVLDPASSQGVLRALMQGMMVAHLITPCVLGTSDEPEAACAYRRWVKDLYHRSASELRARYASRASSGVE
- a CDS encoding annexin encodes the protein MRVNAGGGSAQTTGTGDAGRAAEEARRAAEAAAKAAAEAAKAAAEVARAQSLGQAEGPRQRAQAAAQQAQQAQQKAQTALDTLKKQPGAPRAEVARAEQALAQATQSARNAATAARTASTNTGSASTFTAASARPQAAAGPPGVTPGYTQAQAGKDADELHRAMKGGVTGLGTDEEAVFRILDKRSPADIAMIRQAFQEHHRLDLNSTIREELSGTDLQRANAILAGKSSNNGAAAIRQQTEGWIGGDKDAVIRTLQDAPPAERKAIARSFQQMYANEFRHVKASSPEEFMEKALSANLNDAQRSQLHHLLATTQASTPGKVTQLETATARSQVHDALQGFFGADSQKVFDTLDKLPPEQRQVLLKDTALQAELKSKLSPEDFSRTRGLLESNPASSDAAKIRGQQQGWFGADKSSILDVLKNTKPENMKALKAAYREQTGKSLESVVRGFGGNDAEVGLRYLHPAAPNDTQAQAQADAERLHRAMDRWGTDAGALREVLGNKSKAQINLISDAYQKKYGKDLRADLGSELSGRDHFEIVQQAFDQGAIDAKAPDAEQQQIARLRAQQTFEQSAGLGLVNKVQTVFKGESDSARLERMLGTAEKKLAQGDRVAASRLTGYATNDIKDVQTSKDSAADMAATAAVAVGTTAAVVLSGGAATPLAIAGYAAVGAGTRTATQMLIKGDSLGSEGIVQQMAVGAVEGATAVVPVPKGLGGATVTQGAEAAVKQTLGQQLRGTAVRSGWESGIGGAASGALDQALQDGTWDNGFAEGMSRVVQSSASNAVIGAVVGAGTGAGLETAGHALKPREVAVVANPAFEGRTTQAVYRDGRVRIEKGPNATDVDVQAHMATAKHLQGYEGPIGQVRKLRDRLNQALTGKPGYGTQGFESQLEVKKLKEMIHTLETQEAHIASSVQRLGEKANLSPVDLESIQREIGDLRKQLDAHSAQVDSLAPPRGFVAAQDVSKSDAAAKAAGMPPPPDGYFYRLKNDKFEVVRHGDLEKDKLLFDPETREFVRDDGVRIEPKFAAGTTPTEAFRQLGADKPDSDFGKWIATMEREGLANRDTLVQQLRADPGGLNFSTVRHELKEKYAQALLDRATDPKRLETMSAFQEVFAKTKDRQQALNAASHTEMLRLSEGLGASDKGSLGERWYVKTFDNGGFRTHVSITQAAAKEAGISLESGRVLDVLDGKVIRELKNVTTPLGLREKTQIQDLVVLAKSKFSVGEKPINSVTEVMLAPKGVKANAKWMHDMLNPENRLPLQFEIFNEKGVSKLITPENRDLLADPVRLENFLAGKAD
- a CDS encoding peroxidase family protein, with the translated sequence MPAIHGFLPRNGEGTPLGQYVPSGKFGRLFPSLQPLLPPIAALEELGAAMRDSAPGDPRGDNENIPAGFTYLGQFIDHDITFDTTPIQEVLVDPLALHNFRTPALDLDCVYGRGPDDQPYLYRLPPDDALFVIGHTNSATPAGDPKVKTSLPFDLPRGEQGLAIIGDPRNDENLIVAQVHLALMRFHNKVVEGLRAGTVVPPPSATQATVFEQARKLVIWHYQWIVLNDFLRRVTDKDVLEGVRTKGRSVYLPLTDAFIPVEFSAAAYRLGHSMVREAYDYNDVFTFRNTPRKVVPASLDLLFRFSGRSGTSVPIPSDWIIDFRRFFQLSQGNGSGPGLSRRLDPFLVPTLANIPNHGVRPGINLPVANLKRGRSLGLPSGQNVARRMRIEPLKPKEIAQGPDGEVAAKHNLHVETPLWYYILKEAEQRGGSKRLGPVGSRILSEVFVGLLEQDASSFLASNPQWMPTLPSARPGDFTMADLLTFAGDLAPINDPNNLLPEEASVGDAQPVAAGP